TCCACCGAAAATGATAGAGGAAAGATAAAATAGATCTATAAGAAGAATTTACATACAGCATTATTTTCCGCGTTTTAGCTCAAGTTGTTCACCTGTTTAAACAGAGGGGGATGAAGTGAGTTGAGCTCGTGTTTTGttttcggtatattttgaaactGTGacgtatatttcggtatactTCTGAGAGTCAGACCGTATATCTCttcgataaatccgcggtcacactgatcTGATTCCCTCAAAAAAGCATCATCATTGCCGGACAAAAAAGTTTTGAACGCAAAAGCCGCACGGAAACCAAGATTATAATACTAATTCCTAAAGATGTCTTCACGTTACGATCGCGCTGTTACTATATTCTCCCCAGACGGACATTTGCTTCAGGTGGAATATGCCCAAGAAGCCGTCCGGAAGGGCTCGACCGCGGTAAAACTCACGCTGTTGCAATATTTCGCATGCATTTTACTCAAAAAGAATTATATTCCTTAGGTTGGTGTTCGCGGCGGCAGCTGCGTTGTGTTGGGGGTGGAGAAAAAGTCTGTTGCCAAGTTGCAAGAGGACCGCACAGTTCGCAAAATTTGCATGCTTGACCATCACATTACAATGGCCTTTGCCGGCCTCACTGCCGATGCGCGCATTCTGATTAACCGTGCCCAAGTGGAGTGCCAGAGCCATCGGCTTAATGTTGAGGACCAAGTTACTCTGGAGTACATCACTCGGTATGCATAGTGCCGTGCCTTTCACTGCCTTTGGGCTTAatgtatttatatttttcGTACATTTCAGTTACATTGCCCAGCTGAAACAGAAGTATACTCAGAGCAATGGTCGCCGTCCCTTCGGTATTTCTTGCCTTATTGGCGGATTTGATGGCGATGGCTCGGCTCATTTGTTCCAAACCGAGCCCTCTGGTATTTTCTATGAATACAAGGCAAACGCTACGGGTCGCTCGGCTAAGACTGTGCGCGAGTTCTTCGAGAAGAATTATCGTGAAGAAGATGTGGTCACTGAGAAAGGTGCCGTCAAGCTGGCAGTTCGCGCCCTGCTCGAGGTGGCACAGTCGGGCCAGAACAACTTGGAGGTGGCCATTATGGAGAACAACAAGCCGCTGAAGATGCTGGATCGGGAAGTCATCCAGGAATATGTGAACATCATCGAGAAGGAGAAGGAAGAGGATatcgaaaagaaaaagcaGAAGAAGTAACACACCAGGTACTCTTTAACAGAATGCCTTCAATTCGAACATTTTCCTAATTCAGGACCTCTGCAAAAATCTCCCCTAAGATTATATATTTGCCAACAAAATGTGTTAGCACCACACGAAATCACTTCACGCAAAAGTCATTTAGTTTTCAAAgtatattttatattaatCGTAGGGAGGTTTTTACAGATTCCATTGATTTGGCGAATGTTCCACCGCATCGCATCGGGTGGCCCGATGGCACATTTTTATCTAAATAATTTTCTACATTTTGAAATGTTGTAAAGAGGTTAAAAGCTACATATTTGAGTTGTATAAAATACATGGTCTACCAGACACGAGAACGGAGATCCAGCACAATTTTCCTTTCAAACATTCTATAACTGTAATAGCGACATTATTAATTTTATACGCGTGATATGTTGTGTATtccctctgctgctgctactcTGGAGAGTCGTCGAAAACAGCTGTCTGGCTGCTTGTGGGTCATCGTTCTTTttgggggatcttcaacgcgGCCGTTGGCTGCATTTTAAGAGGCAGCTGTTAGATTTCAATATTGGTCCTCATTCCAGGAGTGGGCAACTTGCTACGTGCAACACGATGTTCAGGACAATTTCAGAACTTCTTATGGAAACCTTATGAAATTAATAGTTTCTATCTGTCTATCTATACATCTGTGTATCTATCATATTTCTATCTATCTTCGTTTCGATGTTCGATGTTCGATGCTCACAGCGCAAAGTCAATCCAGGGAACCACaagatgaagatgatgatAAAACCGTGGTCCCTCGGATCGTGATTCTAAGACAAACTGGCTAAATACAAGCTACCGTACCCCGCAGGCATAGATATTTCAGTTGAAGAAGAAAACAGGAGCAGCCCTTCTTCTTTTAAACTAAAGTTTTTTGACTATGAACATAATGATTATAATTTGACTAAAAAGAAGATTTAGTTTAAAGGACTATAATATTTAGAGAATTGTATTAACGAAAAAACGGCGAAATTCGTCATAAAATGGCGTAAGTAAAGTAAAATGTACGTAGATATTTGCAGGGCTGCTATCCAATGTAAATAAACCGTATCTCATGTATCGTTTACAACCGTGCTTCGATGAATCGCACGCAGAGATACTATCGATGGTTGGCAATCATACTTGTCATCTCCAGCGAAAATTTCGTGCGCCAAAAACATAAACTAATGTGAAATAGTTAGAATTAGGACAAATCCAGTGCAATATAGTttttaaaagaaaacaaaaaaacctcTCAAGTGTTGGCGCGTGTAGTTAAGTGCCCACAGAGAGGTCGCAACGAGATAGTGCGAGTGAAAATTGCGTGTTACAATTACTGTTTTACGGGGGTGGGCCGTGAGAGAACGAGAGGCCAACAGTCAGTGGTGTGGGAACGCCAAACGCCATGCAGGAGCACCGTTTTTATTTTCCATCAACATGTACAGTTATAAGCAGTAAAGTTTGATCTAAATCCAAAAATCCATACAGTTTAAAAGCCCAATCCCAAACAAAATAGATAGAAAGATGCTGCCGGGCATCTATTGAGAGATTCGTTACGGAGTGAAAATACTTCTTTGTCGTTATGCAGCAACAGGACGATCCTCCATCCCTGCCCGTGGGCACGGAGGTGAGTGCCAAGTATAAGGGCGCCTTTTGCGAGGCAAAAGTCAGCAAAGTAGTGCGCAATATCAAGGTGAAGGTGGTCTACAAGCAGGGCCTGGGCACGGGCATCGTGCCCGACGATGCTATCAAGGCGCCGCCCGGCCAGATGCGCGTGGGTGCCGTTGTCGAGGTGCGGCACCCAGACAGAAAGGAGATCGTCGAAGCCACCATTGCCAAGATCCAAGATGGCTCACAGTACACGGTCGTCTTTGACGATGGCGACATCACCACTCTGAGGAGGACGGCCCTGTGCCTGAAGAGCGGCAGGCATTTTAATGAGAGCGAGACCCTCGATCAGCTGCCGCTGACGCATCCGGAGCACTTTGGCAATCCCGTGGTCGGCGGAAGAAGGGGTCGTCGGAGGGGTCAATTGAATGAGGACAGCTcggatgatgatgacgagAGCGATGCCAAGGAAGTGGTCAACGAGAAGGAGGAGAACATTGGCCAGGTCGTCTGCGTGGAGACAGAGTCCAAGAAGAAGGACAAGGAGAAATGGTTCCCCGCCTTGGTGGTGGCGCCCACAGCTCAGGTGAGTCCTCGCTCCTCGCTCTCGCTGGAGATTAGAGCTGCCCGTTCATTACAGAATTTCACTTCACTTTGCAGGCCACGGTCAGAATCCGCGTGAAGGATGAGTACCTGGTAAGATCCTTCAAGGACGGACGCTACTATACGGTGCCCAAGAAGGAGGCCACCGAATTTACCAGGGAGGTGGCCAGCAAACAGGATGTGCCTGCTGTGCAGGCTGCCCTCGAATTCCTCGACAGCAGCGTCCTGCCGCCGCACTGGGACCGCGACTCCCTCTTTGGCCTGTCCAATCTCACcagcgacgacgacggcgaGATCGATTCGGACTCGTCCGACGACGAGCCGCACGAGGAGAAGGATCGCTTTGTGGCCCAGCTCTACAAGTACATGGACGATCGGGGCACGCCGCTGAACAAAGTGCCCTCCATCCAGAGCCGCGACGTGGACCTGTACCGCCTCTTTCGGGCCGTCCAGAAGCGCGGTGGGTACAATCGCGTAACgacccagaaccaatggaaaATGATTGCCGTTCGCCTGGGCTTTGCCCCCTGCACGGTCAGCGTCATGAACCTGGTAAAGCAGGCGTACAAGAAGTTCCTGCAGCCCTACGGCGATTTCCATCGCAAGCTCGGCTGCTCCATGCTGATGACATCGCGAAACTCGAACCGCAGCAAGGGACGCAGTCTGGTCCGGGCCAATTCGGTGGCCTCGCCCAAGCCAATGGAAACCACCAAAACGGAGACGATCAGCAAATTGGCCCAACCGAATCAGACGGCTACCATCACGAGCACCAGCTCTTCCagtgctgcagcagcagctacctCATCAACCATTGGACCCACTTTGAGCGCTGCAGCCAGCGCTGCCAGGGCCGCCTCAACGGCCTCCATATCGGCAGCAGAGGAGTCTGAGAACACCAGCGAGTCGAGTGTGGTGGTGGAGCCCATCAAGAAGCAACGCAAGGCTTCGGCGGCGGCCACCAGCACTCAACAGCAGGGCAAGGTCAAGAGCCTCGTGGAGAAGTACGAGGAGAAGTCCTCGGCAGCAATGCCCCTTGCCGTTACTGCCGCTGCTACTGGTGCTGCCAGTGGAGGAGGCCCCACAGCAACCGTAGGAAGTGGAtcttcaacaacaacatctgCAGCAAGTGCGGCGGCATCTGCTGCTGGTAACACTCCCTCCACGGCCACtccatcatcattatcatcaggagcagcagcagcagctgccactCCTTCGGCCGCAGTCGGCAAAGACACCGAATCGGATCTGCCTTTGTCCAAGATCAAGCTGCAAgcggccgccgctgctgcagcagccgTGACCAGGAACAGCATGGAGAAGGATCAGCAGACCAACATCAGTCCGGGCAGTGCCACATCCAGCAAGGCCAACTCCGCGGACAATCAAAGGAGCAGAGATGCCTCCCCATCCGGTAAGTGCAGAGCACACAGATCTCTGGACAATCCTCTTAGATATTATGGTGTTATTTATTATGATCAGACGATCTATGCTAGCTTCACTTTCACCTTATGATAGGCATTGGCCAGGACGCCGCGCAAGTTCCAGATATGCTCGAACTTCTCCGGCTGCACATTGTAGGCAGAGTCGACGGCCTTGGCCCAGATCTCCAGCTCCCCGCTGCCGCCAGCCttgcgccgctgctgctgctcctcagGTATAGGCAGGCGGGCGGTCCACAGGGACCAGCCATAGTGCCGGCCATCGGGCGAATCCTCCTGCTCCAGTTCGGCCACATGCCATGTCTTACCCTCGTCTCCGGTCAGATCCACGCGAAGTATTTTGCGTCCGCCTCCACTCCAGGCATAGCCACGCACTGTGATGTATCCGCCCTGCGGATCCACTTTGACCCGCTCCCCCGGGAGCGGTGTGCAAATGGCCGAGGTCACCGGCATGGCCTGAATTGCCTCGGCCTTGCTAAAGTCCACCGTGTCCCAGTCCGTGCTGGGGCTGAAGCCCTTGTAGTCGTTCTGCTGCCAGTGGGAGTCCGACTCGTGGTCGGCCACCATGATTCTTGTTAGCCATTTGACATTTCGGGCGCCCACAACGCCGGGCACAATAACGCGTATGGGATAGCCATGATCCCGCGTCAGCGGTTCATCGTTCATCTCGTAGGCCAAGAGGACATCGCCGCGTGGATCCAGGGCCTTCGAGAGAGGAATGGAGGCGCCGTAGGGATGGGATGTGGGATCCAGATCGGCCCCCTCGAATATCACGTGCATGGACTCGTTGGGCTGCACTCCCTGCTCCCGAAGCACATCGCAGAGACGGGCTCCCGACCACTTGGCATTGCCCACAGCACCGGCGCCCCACGAGAGACCTGCAGCAGAGAGAATGTTCGATTAGTTACTGGGATTAGTGGGGGACTAGTGTCGCAGCACCCACCCTTGACTGCCTTGATGTCGGTCATCTCGGAGCGTCGATTGCCCCCGCACATGATGGCCGCCGTCACCGTGTGCCTGGGCAGGGCCTTGATCTGGGCCAGAGTCAGTGTGAGCAGCGGCCCCCCCT
The Drosophila miranda strain MSH22 chromosome XL, D.miranda_PacBio2.1, whole genome shotgun sequence genome window above contains:
- the LOC108153306 gene encoding proteasome subunit alpha type-7-1, coding for MSSRYDRAVTIFSPDGHLLQVEYAQEAVRKGSTAVGVRGGSCVVLGVEKKSVAKLQEDRTVRKICMLDHHITMAFAGLTADARILINRAQVECQSHRLNVEDQVTLEYITRYIAQLKQKYTQSNGRRPFGISCLIGGFDGDGSAHLFQTEPSGIFYEYKANATGRSAKTVREFFEKNYREEDVVTEKGAVKLAVRALLEVAQSGQNNLEVAIMENNKPLKMLDREVIQEYVNIIEKEKEEDIEKKKQKK
- the LOC108153292 gene encoding probable sulfite oxidase, mitochondrial, which encodes MRLLWQRAVRLQKLMPQTHLAPHTHARRLLATTSASARGGGQEEKENPKWSSPGSKAEIFLYGAFWAGGLGLGYVWLTRRYSSTPDEEVKPDDEAVARLWHITPRKDLPTYKTEQVEQHNAPDKGIWVTYGLGVYDVTEFAENHPGGDKIMMAAGSAIDPFWAIYQQHNTLEVLELLESFRIGNLEGLTVPNAEEELGSPWAQEPERHALLKPASKRPFNAEPPIGLLAEKFYTPNEMFYVRNHLPVPVLVPEEYELEIDTSGGEQGGPLLTLTLAQIKALPRHTVTAAIMCGGNRRSEMTDIKAVKGLSWGAGAVGNAKWSGARLCDVLREQGVQPNESMHVIFEGADLDPTSHPYGASIPLSKALDPRGDVLLAYEMNDEPLTRDHGYPIRVIVPGVVGARNVKWLTRIMVADHESDSHWQQNDYKGFSPSTDWDTVDFSKAEAIQAMPVTSAICTPLPGERVKVDPQGGYITVRGYAWSGGGRKILRVDLTGDEGKTWHVAELEQEDSPDGRHYGWSLWTARLPIPEEQQQRRKAGGSGELEIWAKAVDSAYNVQPEKFEHIWNLRGVLANAYHKVKVKLA